In a genomic window of Phacochoerus africanus isolate WHEZ1 chromosome 6, ROS_Pafr_v1, whole genome shotgun sequence:
- the UTP23 gene encoding rRNA-processing protein UTP23 homolog, which produces MKITRQKHAKKHLGFFRNNFGVREPYQILVDGTFCQAALRGRIQLREQLPRYLMGETQLCTTRCVLKELETLGKDLYGAKLIAQKCQVRNCPHFKNAVSGSECLLSMVEDGNPHHYFVATQDQNLSMRIKKRPGIPLMFIIQNTIVLDKPSPKTIAFVKAVESGQLVSVHEKQSIRQLKEEQGLVRDPELRRRKKHKKISGPNPLSCLKKKKKAQGTNSSPSEKKRKRKRIRNRSTSKVLSEKQNNAEAEG; this is translated from the exons ATGAAGATCACAAGGCAGAAACACGCCAAGAAGCATCTTGGCTTCTTCCGCAACAATTTCGGGGTCCGCGAGCCGTACCAGATCCTGGTGGACGGCACCTTCTGTCAGGCGGCGCTGCGGGGCCGCATCCAGCTGCGGGAACAGCTGCCCCGCTACCTAATGGGGGAGACTCAGCTGTGCACCACCAG gtgtgtGTTGAAAGAGTTAGAAACATTGGGAAAGGATTTATATGGGGCAAAACTGATTGCACAAAAATGCCAGGTTCGAAATTGCCCCCATTTCAAGAATGCAGTGAGTGGCTCAGAATGTCTGCTTTCCATGGTTGAAGACGGAAATCCTCATCATTATTTTGTGGCAACACAG gACCAGAATTTGTCTATGAGAATAAAGAAAAGGCCTGGAATTCCTCTCATGTTTATTATCCAGAACACCATAGTCTTGGATAAACCTTCTCCCAAAACAATTGCATTTGTTAAAGCAGTAGAGTCAGGTCAGCTTGTCTCAGTGCATGAGAAACAGAGTATCAGGCAACTCAAAGAGGAACAGGGTTTAGTGAGAGACCCTGaactgagaagaagaaaaaaacacaagaaaataagTGGCCCCAATCCTCTTAGCtgtttgaagaaaaagaaaaaagcacagggTACAAACTCATCTccttctgaaaagaaaagaaaaagaaaaagaatccggAACAGATCTACCTCAAAAGTACTTTCTGAAAAGCAGAATAATGCAGAAGCAGAAGGGTAA